A segment of the Cutaneotrichosporon cavernicola HIS019 DNA, chromosome: 6 genome:
TACACATTACAACTTTACTTCTCGCGCACggtgtcgagcgcgccctTCTTGCTGGGGCTGACGTCCCAATCGCTGCCCTCAtctctctcatcctcctcccactcctcgtcGTAGAAGCGCTGGCTCGCTCCGCGAGGCAGCTGCCTGACAGTCTCCTGAGTCGCTGAGCGGGGCATGACCGTCTCCTGCGTGTGTGAGCGCGGGAGGATTTGCGCCTGCGAGCGGGGCAGCGACATTGGCGCATCTGGAGGAGACAACGGAGGTTCTGGACGCGACACAGGAGGAGAGTCAATCTCGACCCGCTCGCTGGTCcgtcgactttggcggTCCTCGTACCGTATTGggctctcgtcctcatctGGGGTCTTGGCACCAGTCGTCTCGAGGgtctccgtctcgtcgccgaacTCCAAGCTCGGACGTACCGCCACGAGCTCCTCCGTGCTGCCACCGTTATCGGGGTCTAAAACGCGAGGAATGCCCGAGGTGTCGACAGACTCAACGCGCCTGGTGTTTGTCGGTGCGGTCAAGCTGACGGATCTGGGGGGTGGTAAGATCATGCTGCCGTCGGGCACGGAGATTGGTggaggccgccgcgccgtgACTACAGGCGACGGGCCGAAGGGTAGTGGAGGCGACGAGCCGCGCCGCGAATGACCTCTCGAACCAGAGCGCGAACCaccagagccagagccggACATGCTGGAAGTGCGCGAGTGTGGGGATGGTtgcgccgacgccgtgcGACGGTGCGCGAGGACATTCACAGACATGGAGGTACCGCGAGAGTGGGAAGGGCGCGGGACTGCACTCGTCGACGCACCACGCATGTGGCCCTTGACGGTCGGTACGTCGGACGAGTATGACGGCTTCCGTGGGATCGTCGCCAATGATGGCCGCGCCGTCAATGTGGGGATACGCtctgcctcgtcgtcgctgtcctccATCGACATATCGAGAGTCGTGTCTGGCGAAGCGTCGGGCGTgctgtcgccgccgagggctGCGGCGCCGGTTACCCTGCCCCGCGCCGTCCACGCTGGCAGGGACGGGAACGTCGCGCTTCGTGCCGACGTGGGACCCACACGTCCGAACTCGTCGATCTCAACCCCACCTTCCGAGAGCACCTCCGAGACGTTGGCAACGTCTTCGtggtcctcgtcgtcggagTCCATCTCGGTGCCCGAGATGCCCTCTGACACGCTCTCGAGggcgccatcctcgtcgtcactcCACGCCTGGAGCTCGTCCTGCACGGCGAAGATCTTCTGTGGCAACTGATGTCAACTATGGCCTGGCCATCTCAGCTTACCTTCGCAACACGGTCACAGAAGTCATCAAACTCAACCTCAGACTGCACAAGGAAACCGAGGAGCATGCTGGGATCGAGGCCAGACAGGGGCAGCTTCTTGACGCGATCGCAGTGGAACGTTCTGAGCTTGTCCTCTGAGTACGCACTGGCATACCACTGCGTTTGTGGGTCGACAGGAAGTCGGGCGCGCAATGACGATGCCACGGAGCTGGGGATAGAGCTGTGCGCAGCTTGTCGCGAGGGCGCTGGTGACGCATGCACCGAGCCCGAGTGTCGAGGTGCGCTGAGTGTTGGCGTagtcggcgagggtgggtTGGTTGTCCGCGGTGGCGTCTGAGGATCTATCCTCAGCGGCTGCTGCATAGGCGTGAGGCGCCTGGAGCGCTTGATGCGAGCAGGCGACTCCTCGACTCTatccacatccaccacgccgacgacagGGATAGAATGTCCAGACTTGGAGCTGAGAGTGGGTGACTGAGGTGCGCCCTCGGCTTCGttgtcctcgtcttcctcaagAGGTGGATCCGACCACGAGTCGCGCCGGATCGGCTCGCTCGTGGCTGCTGACAATGGTGGGACGCGAGGGGGAACCGCTGGCCGAGTGTAATGGGGGTCGAGATAGAACAAGTGGTTGGCCTGCGACGCCACGAAATAGTACGACGAGTCGGGACGACCGCCAGCAATGCCAACGCTCTGAGGCCAGGTGAACATGCTCTTCACTGAATCGTAGTAGACAGGATTGACGTTGTCGAGGCCCAAGCGAGTGGCCACCAGAATGAGCACGGCTTGGTTGCCCCATGACGAGCGGTGAACCGAAGTGGGTCTGGCCTTTCGCGGAGATACAGGCTCCCAGCCGTCCGTGGTTGCGTTCGATGCAGCGTACACGTCCGACTTGTATATGATACCGTCTTGGGCCGACACGACGCTCAGGCCGCAGATCGGGAACGAGTTGGCGAGGGACTTTAACGCACCAGCCGCTGTGCTTGGGCCAAACCACTGTCCCACTTCCTTACCAAGCTCCTTGCCGATCATCGCCATGCGGTGCACACTAAATGGGCACAGGGGCGATGGGTCGTCAAGGAACCAGGAGAGAATGCGCACATGGGTTGCGTacgcctcgagctcggccagtTCGAGCGGTGTCTCAGGATGTAGCTTTGGCCGCTCCTGCGGCAGGCGCCAACCGCGGCCAAGATGGACGTGGATGAGTGCGTTGGCCAACATGCTTTGTCCTGTGCGCAGCATGCAACCCCATCCTGAGTCTGACGTGTAATACGTCTCGCCCCGCAgccagcctcctcgtccagctgCCGGTAAGTTTGATGGAGGACTCGGGAGCGAATGATCGGAAATTGAGAAGGCTCCGTAGTACGCTCTTGGTGTCGGCAGCAATGTGTGCTTCTGGAACGGCAAGATGGGCGCGTAGTTAGAGCGATACGTGCACCACACTCGTGAGCGGAAATCGTCGTAAACTGGTGTCAGTTTCTGGACCTCATGACAGCGGCTTACATTGTTCAGGCCATTTGAGCatgtccttctccttcgccttgtccttgcgATACCGGGCTGCTGCATCGGGGGATGGGGTGGACGGACCTTCGGCCTGCGCTGCGATGTTGAAGCTAGAGCCGAAAATGGTGCTAAGTTTGGTTGGCGGGGTGGACAATGTGCCGCTGCCTTCCTTTAGGCGCGCGGCCCACGGTGACGAGAGCTCACCCGAAGCATGAGAGTCGCTGTAGAAGGGGTCGTCGGAAACTGGCGTCCAACCGGGATGCGCAACACCCATGACCCACATGGCCTCTTGGCAGTGGTCGGGCTGGGCCTCCGAGTCGACGAGCGTTCTAAGACCGTTGGCAGCCTTATTCCGAACGGCGGCAAATGCGCCCGTAAGGAAACCGGGGCCCTTGCGCaaaggagatggaggggtTGCTGTCACATCCTGTTGTTGCGGCGACCCGGTCTGTTCGCCACTGCCTAGCAGATTGGAGAACCAGCCTCGTCCACCAGCGGCCTGTGACCGGGCGTTCGGAGGCGGCTGGAGCATAAGAGGCCGTGCGGTTTGAGGAGCCGAGGTGCTGAACTGGCTGAGCTGGCCTGAGCTCTCACGCGGCCGCAGGGTCTGAATGTTCATTCCGTGTGTCGAGTCTTCAttcgtcgacgacgatgcgcGTCTAACCGTCGTGGTCGAGTGGTACTGCCAAGACGAGGGTTGCGAGGACTCGCCCGAGGAGCGATGAATGGGCGACTCGCGCGAGTGCACACGGGCCAGGCTGCCCCATTTGCGGGAAGCTCCGGTCTCGTTTGACGAtgcggacgacgagaacgaAGACTGCCGCCCAGCCAGCGGAATCGGCAGGTTGCTCGCAGCCGAGGGAGGGGCATGCGCAAGGGCATCGTCGTTATGGCTGTTCGAGGAAGAATTTGAACCTGCTGCCCGGTGGAAGAGTCTTGACGTCTTCTTAGCCAAGCGCTTCCCGCGTCCGTCGCGCTTCTCAACTCGTGGGGCGGCCCGTACGCTCTCGATAGAGAGAGTGTCGATGGAGCGTGAGAGGGCGCTGGCCTCGCGCCCCATGGACGCATCGGGGTCGACGCGCCCATTGTTCGTGCCGCCCTCAAGGAGCCAttcgtcgtcttcgtcttcgGGTCCAGACACCGTTGAGGATGGGGTCGAGCGCCCGCGATGGTGTGGTCGGAACAGGCTTAGCTTACGGCGCGGCTTGCCGCCACCCGCGGCATCGATTGGGAGTGGGGAATGGGAgcgtgacgacgaggcctGGCTGGACGCGGTGAGATAAGAATCACGCCTCTGCGGCGAGTCCATGCCACTCATCTATGTGTCAGTGGGTGTGGGAAACGTGTGTGACCACGCTGCGCACCGAAGGAGCTGGATGCGAGGTTTGGGTGGCGCGGACGTACGTACTGAGGCGGTCTACACCGGGATGAAATAGATGGATAGTGGCCAAGTCACgctgggccgaggagcgacgCGTCGTGCGGCCTTGCTCCCAGATGGAGGGCCGTGCGCGTCGTGCGGCCGGATGGGATATGGGGAGATAGTAGGGAAGGATGTGCAGGGGTGGAGACAAGACGTGATGTTGCCCGTGGTGACAATGGTCgtgatggatgatggatgtTGAACCAGAtgtcgaggttgatgaaTGAGAAATGAGCAAGGGGGGTGAGTCAGTAAAGAGGATGATGTTCGAGTGCGAGGAAGGTCAGGATGACTATGGGATGACCAcaagggggaggggggggaggggggggggggggcgCGTATGTGTAGGGTgagagagggggaagggtgaCGTTACAAGCTGAGACAGGGTTGCCGTGGCCACACACAACGCCAACACGTCGTTTGTGCCTGAATTCCTCAGCCTTTAAACCTCTACAGATACCTCATTTGTGGGCCACCACATTGGGCAACACTCTGTTACTGATCTACTCACTCTCCTACAACTCATCATGAAAGTACGCTTACTCTTTCAACTCAAGCTCACTCCAGGCAGGCGTCAGTTGGCCCGTTCAAGAAGAGACTAGTGATCCTCTCGCAGCCTTCTTTCAGCCCGGTTCCGTGAGTCGCCTTATCGCGGCGGAGGTAGTCCATTGCCGGCGGGCCGGAGCTGCACAGCTTCACCTTCAGCAATCTCGCAGTCCACGCGCGCCCAGTTCTACCACTGGCTGGGCGTGTACATTATTCACGTCATGTATTTCGACTGCATGGACCTCACATTCCCAGtcgctgacgccagaaACTCACGTGGCACTACAACTGGAACAAGCGGTGGGACAGCCAACTCCTCCCTCACACGTCGCCAAACCTGCAGCTCAATGCAGAGTTTGTTCCCATGATGTAAGTTTGGGTGCGAGGAAGGTCTCGTAGACTGGTTAATCTCGTTTGGGGGCGAGAGTTCGTGCGCATGGACAGCCAGGCCTGCTGGTGGCCGTGCGGAAAGCGCTCTTCTGTGCACCATTCTGTTCTTCTTTCTCTCCGGATTTCCAAAGCTATGATCTGGGGTTTTGAGAGGCATTAAAGATGAAAGGGGATCCAGGCGATATGGACAGACGGACAGTGCAAGCTGGAGACGGAGAAAGTCCTATATGGGCACACCTACTCTCCTTCCTCTAGTCTTCCTTCACGAGGTCCACAGGACTCACTCTCGCGCAGAAGAGAGCGACATCCCGCCGCCCGACGAGATACTGCCTAGTGATGAGCTGCTTGAACTTCCCCGTAGCTCACATCAGCTTCGCACCACCATATCTCAACAATGGCGTCCAAGTGCAGGACGACTGGCAGCTAATGCTGGGTTACAATGAACCAGGTAAGTTAGCTGAACCTACTTGCtgtgagctgacaccagatcaTGCCAATCCCGCTGTCGCAGTGCAGACCTCACCTGCTGACTGTGCTGCTGCGTGAGTGGAGAGTGTGGTCCATATTTCTTGGTCAGAGCATTCTTAATCTCTCACCCTACAGTATGGCAGACCCAAGACTGCAATGAGCTGTGGAGTGGGCAAAGCCCAGGCTGATGCACAGCTGGGTTGAGCTCGCAAAGCTGCGGACACCTGGCAAGCGGCTTGCCTCACCTGCCGTAGCAGCCGACCTCAACTGGCTCAAGGTAATTTTCTCTAAGGGGACTAGTATTTCTAACACTTGTAGGAGTTCTTCTCCTATCTTCCGCCGGGCACCCAGCCAGACGTCCTTGCGGTACATATCTACACAACCACTTTTGATTCTCTGCGTGTCCAACTGGAGGAGTACCATCGCAAGTTTGGGCTGCCCATCATTCTCACGGAATTTGCGATGACGGTGAGTAGGTAGCGGATGATTGGTGGGAACCCATCCCTACGCAATGCCTCCGGGAAGAGCTGACAGGCAGAGCTTTGACCCAAACGTTTCCCCTCCGCAGAACATGCAGCAGGTCCACGACTTCATGGGTAAGAGCTGAAAGCGGTCGCAGTCTCTGACCAACAGGCCAGGCGACCAAGTGGCTGGACGAAACCCCGTGGATCGAGTAGTTGTGGAGTCGAAACTAAAGCTGACGAAAGACGATACGCATGGTTTGGAACTGTGCGCAACAGTTTCAACCTACACGGCGTGCACGAGTTCAACCGCCTTATGGACGCGCAGGGGAACGTGACTGCTTTGTGAGTTTAGGGAAGTTAAGTAGCTCACACCAGAGGTCAACAGTACATCAACGGCGGTCATGACTAGACTGTGGGGGTTGCATGCCGAGCATGGCCTGTAGCGATCGTACTCAAAATGTTCATGCCGGTGCAGTCCCCGGTGCGAGTCTCTCGCACACATCGTGTCCGTCCTGGCTAATGCAGATATGGAGCTGCTCGATTGACATCACTCATCTCCCCTTATCCCTCACCTCACTCACAGTTCAACCTTATTCAACCACACCCCACCCACTGCTCCAACATCATGCCGAGTACTCCTCGATACTAACTCACCAACCATCGTTCGTGAGTAACGAAGCCTCGTCATCCGGGAACGACATCTCGTCCACCAGTAGCGAGCCATAGTATTGCTTACTACGGTTCGTTCCTTAGCCACGACCCGTCTTTCCCAGTAACGAACTCATCACGATCACGTGATATATAGTAACCTATATATAGGAACTGCTAATCACCTATATAGTTCCAACGTATGTATCACGTCACTCCGACTACGTTGGAACTATAACCACCTCCGCTGGTCTCGAGCAACCGACTATCGGTGAATACTACCTATCCACGGCAAGGCCGCCCGCGTGAAGGGCGATAAGAAGAAGGCGTAGGGGGATGGGCGGGATGGGATGGACAGCACCGAGTGAGAGCACTGGGTGtcgggaggaggcgggggcGCTGCAAGGTCAACGCGGTTATCTGGCCATGCTCATCCAACTcaactcaccctcaaccTTCTCACCTTATCACTACCGATATATTGAATCTCAACGCTCAATTTTCTTACAGCATgccccctccccactctccttctccctcccctccccctcgcgGGGTCAAGCGCGAAACCTAGCGCACCCCCTTCCAGGAGGACATCGAGCCGAGGAAGGCTCGCCGCACCACTAATCTCAAGGCAGCTCCCCGCAAGTGGAcagccgacgagctcgatACCTTCCTCACCATTGCGCTCAAGCACGGTCCCAGCATCAGAAACAAGAGGGCAAGATTGAGGGCCGGACGGGCAACCAGTGCATGCGTACCTGGCTTTGAGTCTCTTGGGTATGGTGAGCTGATGCTAGTGTTACGGCCGTGCCGTTCCTCCACAAGGCGGTGCGCGAGAATGGTGGAccgaaggagaaggagtaGGGTGTGGGTGAGGTGGGAGCGGGATTTGTAGCTAACGCGATTGCAAGAGTGGGAGTGCGAGTCGATACGAGAGGGCGCAAGATTGACGGCTTCTCGAGTGCGACACTCGCTAAAGGATCTGGCCTGTCCTCAGTTGTCACCTCTCGTCTCTACCTTTGACTCACCGCTTCCACTCGACCTCTTAACCCAAAACCCAAACCCAACCCAGACTGAATACACCCAAACCCCCTCACTTACAACCCCCATGCCGAcccactctccctctccttccccctccccacctcgccgagtcaagcgcgacgcctTCCCATCCCTCTCAGACGTTAAGcccaagaagcgcaagggcTCCAAATCGAAGCCAGGCAAAGCCCCACCCCGCGCATGGACCGGCGAAGAACTAgacctcctcttcaccaTTGCACTCAAGAGACCCACCCGCGCCAACTTTGAGGGCAAGATTGAAGGTCGGACGGGAATGCAGTGTCTCAAGACGTGGGAGTGAGTttgggagagggaggggtggggtggggtggggtgggttggtggggggaggggaggagctGATGGCAGAAACACACTCCTGCCGTACCTGCACAAGATGGCGCGCGAGAAAGGGGCGAGGAAGTAGCTTCGCGAGGACATTGGGGTGAGcgaggggatgggggaggggatgggagcGTCATGTACACTTGCCTTGCAAGGTGGGCGAGAGGCCGAAGGGCGTAGTGAGTGATCACCTGCAAGCTGTGAGGCGAGTCATTACATCCTTGCATCCTTGTATCCTTCGGGATTCACACGCCTCGCACTGCACACGCTGCCTTCTTGTCTCCTCGCCTCACGtcatcaccctcaccctcaccccaTATCTATCGCTCACTTGACCCTCGTCTGACCTCTCGACTCCTCAAGCCACCTGTTCGACCCTCATCACACCTTTCTTCACCCAACCCACCGCTCCCACACCTCGTCACACCCCACCTCAACCACCGCAgccccctctcctcccctctcctcccccaccacaccacaccacacaATGAAGCGCACGcacgacgactcggagcCGGACCTCACCCCGAACCCGACACCTCAGAAGCCCAAGCGCCGCGCCTTCACCAAAGACGTCAAGCCGCGCGTCCGCCgtccctcaccctcaccttCTCCGTCGCCTTCGCCTGACCCCAACCGTGACACCAAGCCTGGCGTCACTGGCGTCGATTCCAGCGACT
Coding sequences within it:
- the ATG4 gene encoding uncharacterized protein (Peptidase family C54); the encoded protein is MWWPTNETASMSGMDSPQRRDSYLTASSQASSSRSHSPLPIDAAGGGKPRRKLSLFRPHHRGRSTPSSTVSGPEDEDDEWLLEGGTNNGRVDPDASMGREASALSRSIDTLSIESVRAAPRVEKRDGRGKRLAKKTSRLFHRAAGSNSSSNSHNDDALAHAPPSAASNLPIPLAGRQSSFSSSASSNETGASRKWGSLARVHSRESPIHRSSGESSQPSSWQYHSTTTVRRASSSTNEDSTHGMNIQTLRPRESSGQLSQFSTSAPQTARPLMLQPPPNARSQAAGGRGWFSNLLGSGEQTGSPQQQDVTATPPSPLRKGPGFLTGAFAAVRNKAANGLRTLVDSEAQPDHCQEAMWVMGVAHPGWTPVSDDPFYSDSHASGELSSPWAARLKEGSGTLSTPPTKLSTIFGSSFNIAAQAEGPSTPSPDAAARYRKDKAKEKDMLKWPEQFYDDFRSRVWCTYRSNYAPILPFQKHTLLPTPRAYYGAFSISDHSLPSPPSNLPAAGRGGWLRGETYYTSDSGWGCMLRTGQSMLANALIHVHLGRGWRLPQERPKLHPETPLELAELEAYATHVRILSWFLDDPSPLCPFSVHRMAMIGKELGKEVGQWFGPSTAAGALKSLANSFPICGLSVVSAQDGIIYKSDVYAASNATTDGWEPVSPRKARPTSVHRSSWGNQAVLILVATRLGLDNVNPVYYDSVKSMFTWPQSVGIAGGRPDSSYYFVASQANHLFYLDPHYTRPAVPPRVPPLSAATSEPIRRDSWSDPPLEEDEDNEAEGAPQSPTLSSKSGHSIPVVGVVDVDRVEESPARIKRSRRLTPMQQPLRIDPQTPPRTTNPPSPTTPTLSAPRHSGSVHASPAPSRQAAHSSIPSSVASSLRARLPVDPQTQWYASAYSEDKLRTFHCDRVKKLPLSGLDPSMLLGFLVQSEVEFDDFCDRVAKLPQKIFAVQDELQAWSDDEDGALESVSEGISGTEMDSDDEDHEDVANVSEVLSEGGVEIDEFGRVGPTSARSATFPSLPAWTARGRVTGAAALGGDSTPDASPDTTLDMSMEDSDDEAERIPTLTARPSLATIPRKPSYSSDVPTVKGHMRGASTSAVPRPSHSRGTSMSVNVLAHRRTASAQPSPHSRTSSMSGSGSGGSRSGSRGHSRRGSSPPLPFGPSPVVTARRPPPISVPDGSMILPPPRSVSLTAPTNTRRVESVDTSGIPRVLDPDNGGSTEELVAVRPSLEFGDETETLETTGAKTPDEDESPIRYEDRQSRRTSERVEIDSPPVSRPEPPLSPPDAPMSLPRSQAQILPRSHTQETVMPRSATQETVRQLPRGASQRFYDEEWEEDERDEGSDWDVSPSKKGALDTVREK
- a CDS encoding uncharacterized protein (Glycosyl hydrolase catalytic core) yields the protein MKAGVSWPVQEETSDPLAAFFQPGSKLTWHYNWNKRWDSQLLPHTSPNLQLNAEFVPMIFAPPYLNNGVQVQDDWQLMLGYNEPDHANPAVAVQTSPADCAAAWVELAKLRTPGKRLASPAVAADLNWLKEFFSYLPPGTQPDVLAVHIYTTTFDSLRVQLEEYHRKFGLPIILTEFAMTSFDPNVSPPQNMQQVHDFMGQATKWLDETPWIERYAWFGTVRNSFNLHGVHEFNRLMDAQGNVTALGQQYINGGHD
- a CDS encoding uncharacterized protein (Glycosyl hydrolase catalytic core), producing MPTHSPSPSPSPPRRVKRDAFPSLSDVKPKKRKGSKSKPGKAPPRAWTGEELDLLFTIALKRPTRANFEGKIEGRTGMQCLKTWENTLLPYLHKMAREKGARK